In the Staphylococcus condimenti genome, one interval contains:
- a CDS encoding putative hydro-lyase: protein MTDLQNIEPHALRKLIRDKKVTGHTSGMAKGYIQANVVILPLDYAYDFLKFCFKNPKTCPLLDISEVGEVNFSKYGKDADITTDVGAYRVYENGELIETPTDVKHLFNDQMVSFLIGCSFTFEHALLEAGIPLRHLEEGHNVPMYITNIPAEPAGRFDGNITVSMRPMTMKDAIRATEITTHFKNVHGTPIHIGNPADIGIKDLEKPNFGEPVKIKENEVPVFWGCGVTPQSVALDAKPELIITHAPGHMFITDVKDSELSD, encoded by the coding sequence ATGACAGATTTACAAAATATTGAACCGCACGCACTACGTAAATTAATTAGAGATAAGAAAGTGACCGGACATACAAGCGGTATGGCAAAGGGATATATACAAGCTAACGTAGTGATTCTACCATTAGATTACGCTTATGATTTTCTTAAGTTCTGTTTTAAAAATCCTAAAACTTGTCCACTTCTTGATATTTCAGAAGTAGGAGAAGTCAATTTTTCAAAATATGGTAAAGATGCAGATATTACAACAGATGTAGGAGCCTATCGAGTATATGAAAATGGGGAACTTATTGAAACACCTACGGATGTTAAACATTTATTTAATGATCAAATGGTCAGCTTTTTAATTGGATGCAGTTTTACATTTGAACACGCATTGTTAGAAGCAGGAATTCCATTACGACATCTTGAAGAAGGACACAATGTACCTATGTATATTACTAATATACCTGCTGAACCAGCTGGGCGCTTTGACGGTAATATTACAGTAAGCATGCGTCCTATGACAATGAAAGATGCGATTCGTGCTACAGAAATCACGACACACTTTAAAAATGTTCACGGTACTCCGATTCATATCGGCAACCCAGCAGACATCGGTATTAAAGATCTAGAAAAACCGAATTTCGGGGAACCGGTAAAAATTAAAGAAAATGAAGTTCCGGTATTTTGGGGATGTGGAGTAACACCGCAATCTGTAGCGCTCGATGCTAAACCAGAATTGATTATCACTCATGCGCCAGGCCATATGTTTATTACGGATGTAAAAGATAGTGAACTAAGCGATTAA